In one window of Paenarthrobacter nicotinovorans DNA:
- the xylA gene encoding xylose isomerase — protein MTPQPTPADKFTFGLWTVGWTGADPFGVATRQALDPVEAVHKLSELGAYGITFHDNDLIPFDASASERDLILKNFKAALAETGLKTPMVTTNLFSHPVFKDGGFTSNDRSIRRFALSKILRNIDLAAELGAETFVMWGGREGSEYDGSKDLSAALDRMKEGVDTAAGYIKEKGYGLRIALEPKPNEPRGDIFLPTVGHGLAFIAQLEHGDIVGLNPETGHEQMAGLNFTHGIAQALWADKLFHIDLNGQRGIKYDQDLVFGHGDLTSAFFTVDLLENGFPNGGPKYTGPRHFDYKPSRTDGYDGVWESAKSNMSMYLLLKERALAFRADPEVQEALTTSGVFELGESTLGAGESTADLLADASAFDTFDADKAAERSFAFVRLNQLAIEHLLGAR, from the coding sequence ATGACCCCGCAGCCCACCCCTGCAGACAAGTTCACCTTCGGCCTCTGGACCGTCGGTTGGACCGGCGCCGATCCCTTCGGCGTGGCAACCCGCCAGGCTCTGGATCCCGTGGAAGCCGTTCACAAGCTCAGCGAACTCGGCGCCTACGGCATCACTTTCCACGACAACGACCTCATTCCTTTCGATGCGAGCGCCTCCGAGCGCGATCTCATCCTTAAGAACTTCAAGGCAGCCCTGGCCGAGACCGGCCTGAAGACGCCCATGGTTACCACCAACCTCTTCAGCCACCCGGTCTTCAAGGACGGCGGCTTCACCTCCAACGACCGCTCCATCCGTCGCTTCGCCCTGAGCAAGATCCTCCGCAACATCGACCTCGCCGCTGAACTTGGCGCAGAGACCTTCGTGATGTGGGGCGGCCGCGAAGGCAGCGAATATGACGGTTCCAAGGACCTCTCCGCAGCGCTTGACCGCATGAAGGAAGGCGTGGATACCGCCGCCGGGTACATCAAGGAGAAGGGTTACGGCCTGCGGATCGCCCTGGAACCGAAGCCGAACGAACCCCGCGGTGACATCTTCCTCCCCACCGTCGGCCACGGCCTGGCGTTCATCGCGCAGCTGGAACACGGCGACATCGTGGGCCTCAACCCGGAAACGGGCCACGAGCAGATGGCCGGGCTGAACTTCACCCACGGCATCGCCCAGGCACTGTGGGCTGACAAGCTCTTCCACATCGACCTCAACGGCCAGCGCGGCATCAAGTACGACCAGGACCTCGTCTTCGGACACGGCGATCTCACCAGCGCGTTCTTCACCGTCGATCTCCTGGAGAACGGCTTCCCCAACGGCGGACCGAAGTACACCGGCCCCCGCCACTTCGACTACAAGCCTTCCCGCACCGACGGCTACGACGGTGTCTGGGAATCGGCCAAGTCCAACATGTCCATGTACCTGCTGCTGAAGGAACGCGCACTGGCCTTCCGCGCAGATCCCGAAGTCCAGGAAGCACTGACAACCTCGGGCGTGTTCGAACTCGGCGAAAGCACGCTGGGCGCCGGCGAAAGCACTGCGGACCTGCTTGCTGACGCCAGCGCATTCGACACGTTCGACGCCGACAAAGCCGCCGAACGCTCGTTCGCTTTCGTCCGCCTCAACCAGCTGGCCATCGAGCACCTCCTCGGCGCCCGCTAA
- a CDS encoding ROK family transcriptional regulator, with the protein MNEPTAPGRVGDVRRRNLSLVLDSIAKTVDTKPSRAQLAAGTGLTKAAVSSLVADLVESGLVSEVGLYRDGERGRPGQGLELNSRRGVVGMEINVDYLAVGLVDLAGNLRFHSAVESRNRGMPPAQVMKQLAGLAAEAKAAAAAEDIAILGGGLAVPGLVNGKGDTVLSAPNLHWEDEQLHPQSLLEGAPLGVRLSNEANSAALGELWYGGGRPDFLYVSGEVGVGGGIIIGSELYTGPGGSAGELGHIVVHPEGPHCSCGGWGCLETFAGQEAIFEAAGVAEGTLGERTGLLLAALAAQEPAAAKAVHDAGRSLGVALASASRLMDIEAVVLGGHFAVLGEWIRPSLLESLERYAPGLLAPENLTVSRLEHSGTLLGAAGQVIRSVIESPFEFLLASKLA; encoded by the coding sequence ATGAATGAGCCAACCGCGCCCGGACGCGTGGGTGACGTCCGCCGTCGAAACCTCTCATTGGTGCTGGATTCGATCGCCAAAACCGTCGACACCAAGCCCAGCCGCGCGCAGCTCGCCGCCGGCACCGGGCTCACCAAGGCCGCGGTATCCAGCCTGGTGGCCGACCTCGTGGAGTCCGGCTTGGTATCCGAGGTAGGTCTGTACCGCGACGGGGAGCGGGGGCGGCCCGGCCAGGGCCTGGAGCTTAACTCCCGACGCGGCGTTGTGGGCATGGAGATCAACGTTGATTACCTTGCCGTGGGCCTGGTGGACCTTGCCGGAAACCTTCGTTTCCATTCGGCCGTCGAGTCCCGGAACCGCGGGATGCCGCCAGCGCAGGTCATGAAACAGCTTGCAGGCTTGGCTGCCGAAGCGAAGGCCGCGGCGGCGGCAGAGGACATTGCCATCCTGGGCGGTGGCCTGGCCGTGCCCGGGCTGGTGAACGGGAAGGGCGATACAGTGCTGTCCGCCCCCAACCTTCATTGGGAGGACGAGCAGCTGCATCCGCAATCGCTGCTGGAGGGTGCGCCGCTTGGCGTCAGGCTGTCCAACGAGGCCAACAGTGCTGCCCTCGGTGAGCTTTGGTATGGCGGCGGGCGGCCCGACTTCCTCTACGTTTCAGGTGAGGTGGGCGTCGGTGGCGGCATCATCATCGGATCTGAGCTGTATACGGGCCCAGGTGGGTCTGCCGGCGAGCTGGGCCATATCGTGGTGCATCCGGAAGGCCCTCACTGCTCCTGTGGCGGGTGGGGTTGTCTGGAGACGTTCGCGGGCCAGGAGGCTATATTCGAGGCCGCGGGCGTCGCCGAAGGCACACTGGGCGAGCGGACCGGGCTGCTGCTGGCGGCTCTGGCTGCGCAGGAACCCGCGGCCGCAAAGGCGGTTCACGACGCCGGTCGCTCCCTGGGCGTCGCCCTCGCCTCGGCCTCGAGGTTGATGGACATTGAAGCTGTGGTCCTTGGCGGGCATTTCGCCGTACTGGGGGAGTGGATCCGGCCGTCACTGCTGGAAAGCCTGGAGCGCTACGCGCCGGGGTTGCTGGCTCCGGAGAACCTGACAGTCTCCCGTTTGGAGCACTCCGGGACACTCCTTGGGGCCGCGGGCCAAGTTATCCGCTCTGTCATAGAGTCACCTTTCGAGTTCCTGCTGGCGAGCAAACTGGCCTGA
- a CDS encoding YihY/virulence factor BrkB family protein, giving the protein MTTQDSAHTSTSKARTAPSPEDSRKPDSPNDLAKPTWTYIAKRTLREFSKDQCPDAAAGLTYYAVLSLFPALLALVSLLGLFGDAGKTTSAILDIVQQFAPGPGVDAMRQPIEELTRSNAAGFALVFGILVALWSASGYTTAFSRAMNRVYEVDEGRGFVKLRGTMLAVTIVAVLGAALVAAMLVLSGPVAEAIGGAIGLSEAFLTVWNIAKWPVLIVIVVAIIAVLYYFTPNVKQPKFRWMSMGSLIALVIFALASLGFGFYVANFSNYNKTYGALAGVIIMLLWLWILNMSLLFGAEFDAEMERGRQLQGGIEAEESLQLPPRDTKRSDKQQEKEEEVVRRGEELRETHGDDARKDK; this is encoded by the coding sequence ATGACCACACAAGACTCAGCCCACACCAGCACCAGCAAAGCGAGGACCGCGCCCTCTCCGGAAGACTCGCGGAAGCCGGACAGTCCCAACGACCTCGCCAAGCCCACGTGGACCTACATCGCCAAGCGCACTCTGCGGGAGTTCAGCAAGGACCAGTGCCCGGACGCGGCTGCCGGCCTGACCTACTACGCTGTGCTCTCCCTCTTCCCCGCGCTCCTGGCGTTGGTTTCCCTGCTGGGGCTCTTTGGCGATGCCGGCAAGACCACCTCGGCCATTCTTGATATCGTCCAGCAATTCGCGCCGGGTCCGGGTGTCGACGCCATGCGCCAGCCCATTGAGGAGCTCACCCGCTCCAACGCAGCAGGTTTCGCCCTGGTCTTCGGCATCCTGGTGGCCCTCTGGTCCGCCTCCGGATACACCACGGCCTTCAGCCGGGCAATGAACCGCGTCTATGAAGTGGACGAAGGCCGCGGTTTCGTGAAGTTGCGCGGCACCATGCTCGCCGTCACCATCGTGGCTGTGTTGGGCGCTGCGCTGGTGGCTGCCATGCTAGTCCTCAGCGGCCCGGTGGCGGAGGCCATCGGTGGGGCAATCGGCTTGTCCGAGGCTTTCCTGACCGTGTGGAACATTGCCAAGTGGCCCGTACTCATCGTGATCGTGGTGGCCATCATTGCTGTCCTCTACTACTTCACCCCCAACGTCAAGCAACCCAAGTTCCGCTGGATGAGCATGGGTTCGCTCATCGCGCTGGTCATTTTCGCCCTGGCATCGCTGGGCTTCGGTTTCTACGTGGCCAACTTCAGCAACTACAACAAGACCTACGGCGCCTTGGCCGGCGTCATCATCATGCTGCTGTGGCTGTGGATCCTGAACATGTCGTTGCTGTTCGGTGCCGAGTTCGATGCCGAAATGGAACGCGGGCGCCAACTCCAAGGCGGCATTGAAGCAGAGGAAAGCCTCCAGCTGCCTCCGCGTGATACCAAGCGCAGCGACAAGCAGCAGGAAAAGGAAGAGGAAGTGGTGCGACGCGGCGAGGAGCTCCGCGAAACCCACGGCGATGACGCCAGGAAAGACAAATAG
- a CDS encoding sugar phosphate isomerase/epimerase family protein has product MSDFSRLSLNSATTKKWTLAEAVDGCARAGIPAIGPWRDRVAEAGLDKAAKLIKDAGLRVSSLCRGGFLTAADPEGQAAALADNFEAVREAVALDTQELFLVVGGLAPGEKDVVAARQRVADRLEELVPFASENGVRLVLEPLHPMYAADRALISTLGQALDLAAPYDAKAVGVAVDTFHVWWDPELKAQIDRAGRESRIASYQVCDFNLPIAADALLSRGMMGDGVIDFATIGTWVRDAGYKGDIEVEIFNQEIWDADGDITLETMKQRYAELVLPYA; this is encoded by the coding sequence ATGAGCGACTTCTCACGACTATCCCTGAACAGTGCAACCACCAAGAAGTGGACCCTGGCCGAAGCTGTGGATGGTTGCGCCCGCGCCGGCATCCCCGCGATCGGTCCGTGGCGTGACCGCGTGGCCGAGGCTGGCTTGGACAAGGCTGCCAAGCTCATCAAGGACGCCGGCCTCCGGGTGTCCTCGTTGTGCCGGGGTGGCTTCCTGACCGCCGCCGACCCAGAGGGCCAGGCAGCCGCACTCGCTGACAACTTCGAGGCCGTCCGGGAGGCCGTTGCCCTGGACACCCAGGAGTTGTTCCTGGTGGTTGGCGGACTCGCTCCCGGCGAGAAAGACGTCGTCGCTGCCCGCCAGCGCGTCGCCGACCGCCTTGAGGAACTGGTTCCTTTCGCCTCCGAAAACGGTGTCCGGTTGGTACTGGAACCCCTGCACCCGATGTACGCCGCTGACCGCGCACTCATCTCCACCCTTGGCCAGGCACTGGACCTCGCCGCGCCGTACGACGCGAAAGCGGTCGGCGTCGCCGTCGACACCTTCCACGTCTGGTGGGATCCGGAACTGAAGGCGCAGATCGACCGCGCCGGGCGCGAAAGCCGCATCGCCTCTTACCAGGTGTGCGACTTCAACCTGCCGATCGCTGCGGATGCGCTGTTGTCCCGCGGCATGATGGGCGACGGCGTCATCGACTTCGCCACCATCGGCACCTGGGTCAGGGACGCCGGCTACAAGGGCGACATCGAAGTTGAGATCTTCAACCAGGAAATCTGGGATGCCGATGGGGACATCACCCTGGAAACCATGAAGCAGCGCTACGCGGAGCTCGTCCTCCCCTACGCGTAA